In the genome of Desulfovibrio desulfuricans, one region contains:
- the sucD gene encoding succinate--CoA ligase subunit alpha has translation MSILVNAQTRVLVQGLTGREGMFHTEQMQAYGTRVVAGCTPGKGGQSVLGVPVFNTVAEAVQQTGADASVIFVPSAVAADAICEAADAGIGLVICITEHIPVLDMVRVKARLKATGTQLVGPNCPGVISPGKCKIGIMPGYIHKQGNIGLISRSGTLTYEAVHQLTSQGLGQSTCVGIGGDPVPGLYFTDLLKMFRADPATQAVCVIGEIGGDGEELAAAYIKESSYPKPVFGFIAGLTAPKGKRMGHAGAIISGSKGRGEDKIAALEDAGVKVIHELGLLGETVARFMRG, from the coding sequence ATGAGCATACTCGTCAACGCACAGACAAGGGTGCTGGTGCAGGGCCTGACAGGCCGCGAAGGCATGTTCCATACCGAGCAGATGCAGGCTTACGGAACCAGGGTTGTGGCGGGCTGCACGCCCGGCAAGGGCGGTCAGAGCGTTCTTGGCGTGCCGGTGTTCAACACCGTTGCCGAGGCCGTGCAGCAGACCGGAGCCGACGCGAGCGTCATCTTTGTGCCCTCAGCCGTTGCGGCGGACGCCATCTGCGAAGCGGCAGACGCAGGCATAGGCCTTGTCATCTGCATCACCGAGCATATCCCCGTGCTGGACATGGTGCGGGTCAAGGCTCGACTCAAGGCCACAGGCACGCAGCTTGTGGGTCCCAACTGCCCCGGCGTCATCAGCCCCGGCAAGTGCAAGATCGGCATCATGCCCGGTTACATCCACAAACAGGGCAACATCGGGCTTATCAGCCGTTCCGGCACACTCACCTACGAGGCGGTGCATCAGCTTACCTCGCAGGGGTTGGGGCAGAGCACCTGCGTGGGTATTGGCGGCGACCCTGTGCCCGGCCTGTACTTCACTGATTTGTTGAAGATGTTTCGTGCCGATCCCGCAACCCAGGCTGTCTGCGTGATCGGCGAGATCGGCGGCGATGGCGAGGAGCTTGCCGCCGCCTATATCAAGGAAAGCAGTTATCCCAAGCCGGTCTTTGGCTTTATTGCCGGTCTTACCGCCCCCAAGGGCAAGCGCATGGGGCACGCCGGAGCCATTATCAGCGGCTCAAAAGGTCGCGGCGAAGACAAGATCGCGGCCTTGG